The following are encoded in a window of Geothermobacter ehrlichii genomic DNA:
- a CDS encoding thermonuclease family protein codes for MKKLVVLLLTLALLTALPCLAFTGKVIKVSDGDTIQVLDSGQAVKVRLAEIDCPETSHGPKKPGQPFGQAAKKFVLDLVGGKTVLVDVVTKDRYGRIVGKVFLDDGTTLNSRLVQAGLAWAYRRYANDPALFKLEAEARAAKRGLWSDPHPIPPWEWRHGAGWGKAKRTSQSSTVSSGRCGQKRYCREMVSCEEAMFYLNQCGLTRLDRDGDGIPCESICR; via the coding sequence ATGAAAAAGCTCGTCGTTTTGTTATTAACCCTAGCACTCCTGACAGCCCTTCCTTGCCTCGCATTTACCGGCAAGGTCATCAAAGTCTCCGACGGCGACACGATTCAGGTTCTTGATAGCGGTCAGGCAGTAAAAGTCCGCCTGGCCGAGATCGACTGCCCAGAAACCAGTCACGGGCCAAAGAAGCCTGGGCAACCGTTCGGTCAAGCCGCCAAAAAGTTCGTCCTTGACTTGGTAGGCGGCAAAACCGTCCTAGTCGATGTGGTCACCAAGGACCGCTACGGCCGTATCGTTGGCAAGGTCTTCCTTGATGACGGCACCACCCTTAACAGCCGTCTGGTGCAGGCCGGTCTTGCCTGGGCATATCGCCGGTACGCAAACGACCCCGCTCTATTCAAGCTTGAAGCAGAAGCCAGAGCAGCCAAACGGGGTCTTTGGTCCGACCCGCACCCGATCCCACCGTGGGAATGGAGGCATGGCGCCGGATGGGGAAAAGCGAAACGGACATCTCAATCTTCCACGGTTTCGTCAGGCCGGTGTGGACAGAAGAGATATTGCCGGGAGATGGTGTCGTGCGAAGAGGCGATGTTCTACCTGAACCAGTGCGGCCTGACCCGGCTGGACAGAGACGGGGATGGGATTCCGTGTGAGTCAATTTGCCGCTGA
- a CDS encoding conjugal transfer protein TraG N-terminal domain-containing protein, with product MRKRMLFAVAVLVLFPVSAFALDGEFYTYGGFDAVVSGFQRIALIFSDGGYRALLYSVVVLGLLLGVINVLVRAGTGARMSPIGWLVPIFIGCLVYLGMVVPTGTMHVYSTKTNRYMPVPGVPVGVIMVSHVLNSIEQGLVEIIETSSDPKSYTYQAGGTGYMGLLKLVGRSVIPDDTYLMDNINTYIDTCVAFEVDSPYSQLTVQELRRESADFRVSFGKAANPAIPTTVYTASSPKGMQANCADAWSRYILPVLNNIATFEKAINSVCSEIGFDVSVASSKQQCRVAIEGVLDDLGLTGVNLTDFARQKFIAARLHQIFLTGDTASLTNYKLITNAGGTLVATNEWLPILKGVLTAIALGLTPFIALFLPTPLLGRALSLFLGTMIWLVSWGVIDAFLHSYAIDYAGRALADLASIGNTANAFAMDAFFFAPGELVKVLGMFAIIRSSGLMLATVMTGMLVKFGGHALASMAGNLMGQIQGAGLQAARVTMDPSGRAAAIRSNVEAIPTQDMANTHKWGWGYEGMQHAAKLKMMQETAAATAHEQKVRALQEMGRIGAGDPYGGAGMQALDGKYRSDTFTDMQGNPIHYNVGAGGVGTETSQTTLANGWTRKSSVRTQGGEVVGQTTTFVGAAGTITETTGPDGQVTTHVNAQGLSATFGKAYQEAAIEKGAHSLATDRGWSQHWQEVNRDAITSDEARSYREAVSDRIADSVQQKVEDGSAFKQVKAETREKMVAAGVKIGLGKTGEALLSALTLGTVRITPSGEGMYRLAGKDGKTAEFTASESEIKALSQEIAGIREDAIARTLRTSAGRDYAVSSAARDNAAEGWSHVREAMTRDTTSTGVTMDLMKAYVDDRARSDYGEVSNETRMRVLDDMNRQRTGSGEGQDSLAGDINTWVRRRYDDYLDTPQTGNHVMRDIASIRNRVGAGIEGHRQEGSGVVDRANAAVGDNSFSDPRQGLNGPDPEKAQQRREVRRGVIDQIYQDNGSFDFGSNPLKQLGRDAASPFVSQPQEPDARNMPGLDPQGPGEQAPERWQPLRGGSVFDANRPPRSTFRMTEKEQKRLEEMLKKLDW from the coding sequence ATGAGGAAACGGATGCTTTTCGCGGTTGCGGTTCTTGTCCTGTTCCCCGTCTCGGCGTTCGCGCTGGACGGGGAATTTTACACCTACGGGGGCTTCGACGCGGTTGTGTCGGGCTTCCAGCGGATCGCCCTGATCTTTTCCGATGGCGGATACAGGGCACTGCTCTACTCGGTCGTCGTGCTTGGGCTGCTACTTGGCGTCATCAACGTGCTGGTCCGGGCGGGAACCGGGGCGCGGATGTCTCCCATCGGCTGGCTGGTGCCAATCTTCATCGGGTGCCTGGTCTACCTGGGCATGGTGGTTCCGACCGGGACGATGCACGTCTACTCGACCAAGACCAACCGCTACATGCCGGTGCCGGGCGTGCCCGTGGGAGTCATCATGGTGTCCCACGTCCTGAACAGCATCGAGCAGGGGCTGGTGGAGATCATCGAGACATCCTCCGATCCGAAAAGCTACACCTACCAGGCCGGCGGAACCGGCTACATGGGGCTGCTGAAGCTGGTCGGCAGGAGCGTCATCCCGGACGACACCTACCTGATGGACAACATCAATACCTACATCGACACCTGTGTCGCTTTCGAGGTCGATTCGCCGTATTCGCAACTGACGGTGCAGGAGCTGCGGCGGGAGAGCGCGGACTTCCGGGTGTCCTTCGGCAAGGCGGCCAATCCGGCGATCCCGACCACGGTCTACACCGCCAGCAGCCCTAAGGGGATGCAGGCGAACTGCGCAGACGCCTGGAGCAGGTACATCCTGCCTGTGCTGAACAACATCGCCACCTTCGAGAAGGCGATCAATTCCGTCTGTTCGGAGATCGGCTTCGACGTGTCCGTGGCCAGCTCGAAACAGCAGTGCCGGGTCGCCATCGAGGGCGTGCTGGACGATCTGGGGCTGACGGGCGTCAATCTCACGGACTTTGCCCGTCAGAAGTTTATCGCCGCCCGGCTGCACCAGATTTTCCTGACCGGGGACACCGCCAGCCTGACCAACTACAAGCTGATCACCAACGCCGGCGGAACCCTGGTGGCCACGAACGAATGGCTGCCCATCCTGAAGGGCGTCCTGACTGCCATCGCTCTCGGGCTGACTCCGTTCATTGCCCTGTTTCTCCCGACGCCGCTGCTTGGCCGTGCGCTCAGCCTCTTTCTGGGCACGATGATCTGGCTGGTGTCCTGGGGTGTGATTGACGCCTTCCTGCACAGCTACGCCATCGACTATGCCGGCAGAGCCCTGGCCGATCTGGCGAGTATCGGGAACACGGCGAACGCCTTCGCGATGGACGCGTTCTTCTTCGCGCCGGGCGAGCTGGTGAAGGTCTTAGGTATGTTCGCCATCATCCGCAGCTCGGGGCTGATGCTGGCCACGGTCATGACCGGGATGCTGGTCAAGTTCGGTGGCCACGCCCTGGCCTCGATGGCGGGCAACCTGATGGGGCAGATCCAGGGCGCCGGACTCCAGGCAGCCCGCGTCACGATGGACCCGTCCGGCCGGGCGGCGGCCATCAGGTCCAACGTCGAGGCCATCCCCACCCAGGACATGGCCAACACCCACAAGTGGGGCTGGGGCTATGAGGGAATGCAGCACGCCGCCAAGCTCAAGATGATGCAGGAGACGGCGGCAGCGACAGCGCACGAACAGAAGGTGCGGGCCCTGCAGGAGATGGGACGTATCGGGGCCGGCGATCCCTATGGTGGAGCCGGTATGCAGGCGCTGGACGGCAAGTATCGGTCCGATACCTTCACGGACATGCAGGGGAACCCGATCCACTACAACGTCGGGGCAGGAGGCGTCGGGACGGAGACATCCCAGACCACACTTGCCAACGGCTGGACCCGGAAGAGCAGCGTCCGGACCCAGGGCGGGGAGGTGGTTGGCCAGACAACGACCTTTGTGGGGGCGGCCGGCACGATCACGGAGACGACAGGCCCGGACGGGCAGGTGACGACCCATGTCAACGCCCAGGGGCTGTCGGCCACCTTCGGCAAGGCGTACCAGGAAGCCGCCATAGAGAAGGGAGCGCACAGCCTGGCCACGGACAGGGGCTGGTCGCAGCACTGGCAGGAAGTGAACAGGGATGCCATAACCAGCGATGAGGCCCGGAGCTACCGGGAGGCGGTTTCCGATAGGATTGCCGATTCCGTGCAGCAGAAGGTTGAGGACGGGTCTGCGTTCAAGCAGGTGAAGGCAGAGACAAGAGAAAAAATGGTGGCTGCTGGTGTCAAGATCGGACTCGGAAAGACAGGGGAAGCCCTGCTTTCAGCGTTGACGCTTGGGACCGTGAGGATAACCCCTTCGGGAGAAGGGATGTATCGTTTGGCTGGCAAAGACGGCAAAACAGCGGAATTTACTGCCAGTGAATCTGAAATCAAGGCGCTGTCTCAGGAAATTGCCGGCATCCGGGAGGACGCGATTGCCAGGACACTGCGAACATCCGCCGGCAGGGACTATGCAGTGTCCTCCGCCGCGCGGGATAATGCCGCTGAAGGCTGGTCCCATGTGCGAGAGGCGATGACCCGCGACACGACTTCAACTGGCGTGACAATGGATCTGATGAAGGCATACGTCGACGACCGGGCGCGAAGTGACTATGGCGAGGTCAGCAACGAAACCCGGATGCGCGTTCTCGACGACATGAACAGGCAGCGCACCGGCTCCGGTGAGGGGCAGGACTCCCTGGCGGGCGACATCAACACCTGGGTGCGGAGGCGCTACGACGACTACCTGGACACTCCGCAGACAGGCAACCATGTGATGCGTGATATTGCCAGTATCAGGAACAGGGTTGGTGCGGGAATCGAAGGCCACCGGCAGGAAGGCTCCGGCGTTGTCGACCGGGCAAATGCGGCGGTTGGTGACAATTCTTTCAGCGATCCAAGACAGGGATTGAACGGGCCTGATCCTGAGAAGGCACAGCAGCGCCGGGAAGTGCGGCGTGGCGTCATAGACCAGATCTACCAGGACAACGGCAGTTTCGATTTTGGCTCGAATCCGCTCAAGCAGCTTGGGCGGGACGCGGCCAGCCCGTTTGTTTCACAGCCGCAGGAGCCGGACGCCAGGAACATGCCAGGCCTGGACCCGCAGGGTCCAGGGGAGCAGGCTCCGGAGCGGTGGCAGCCGCTACGGGGCGGGTCGGTGTTCGACGCGAACAGGCCGCCCCGATCAACGTTCAGGATGACGGAGAAGGAGCAGAAGAGGCTTGAAGAAATGTTGAAAAAGCTGGACTGGTAA
- a CDS encoding HD-GYP domain-containing protein has protein sequence MLSEIVDVVLKSLYARSASLYNHSMVTGRLAQQLVVAGDLWRDYDPQQAHIAGLLHDAGKLFLPDAILLKSGPLDDTERGVMELHPIWGGQFCQGTVLETFKQVVLQHHEKPDGTGYPLGTREVCFEARIIQVADTLAALMDDRPYRREILHPHFLLRQVRETVEGLFAGEKERKVLHAVRVVLGLAEGKHARPPLSLVTT, from the coding sequence ATGTTGAGTGAGATTGTCGATGTTGTCCTGAAGTCCCTCTATGCGAGAAGTGCCAGCCTGTACAACCACTCAATGGTGACCGGCCGGCTGGCGCAGCAACTGGTGGTGGCCGGCGATCTCTGGCGGGACTACGACCCGCAGCAGGCCCATATCGCCGGGTTGCTGCACGACGCCGGAAAGCTCTTCCTGCCGGACGCCATCCTGCTCAAGTCCGGTCCGCTGGACGACACGGAGCGCGGCGTCATGGAGCTGCATCCGATCTGGGGCGGCCAGTTCTGCCAGGGAACCGTCCTCGAAACGTTCAAGCAGGTCGTTCTCCAGCACCATGAAAAACCGGACGGGACCGGGTATCCGCTGGGAACCAGGGAAGTCTGCTTCGAGGCCCGGATCATCCAGGTGGCGGACACCCTCGCCGCCCTGATGGACGACCGCCCCTATCGCCGGGAGATCCTGCATCCGCATTTTCTTCTCCGGCAGGTCCGGGAAACCGTGGAAGGGCTTTTCGCCGGCGAGAAGGAAAGGAAGGTGCTGCACGCTGTCCGGGTTGTTCTCGGGCTGGCCGAAGGCAAACACGCCAGGCCGCCGCTGAGCCTGGTGACGACATAG
- a CDS encoding S26 family signal peptidase has product MTWLRDFVRERRGLALGLVSALFLGTYIIRHLFISITPSISYRVLWLDDVHNARKGDYVVFRLDTRRLQGVPLPVDLKDEKGFIRAVKRLACDEGEVISHRGPRGRDIYCGNEFLGRVKERSHTGQMLRALRFEGVIPPGRAYMAADNMDSFDSRYFGLVDKRDFEYRAIGLF; this is encoded by the coding sequence GTGACCTGGCTGCGGGATTTCGTCCGGGAACGCCGGGGGCTGGCTCTTGGGCTTGTGTCGGCCCTTTTTCTTGGCACCTACATCATCCGTCACCTGTTCATTTCCATTACTCCGTCCATCTCCTACCGGGTTCTCTGGCTCGATGATGTCCACAACGCGCGGAAGGGAGATTACGTCGTCTTCCGTCTCGACACCAGGCGGCTACAGGGAGTCCCGTTGCCGGTGGACCTGAAGGACGAAAAGGGCTTCATCCGGGCAGTGAAGCGGCTGGCCTGCGACGAAGGGGAAGTCATCAGCCACCGTGGGCCGAGAGGCCGGGACATCTACTGCGGCAACGAGTTCCTTGGCCGGGTGAAAGAGCGCAGCCACACCGGACAGATGCTGCGTGCGCTTCGGTTCGAGGGTGTCATTCCCCCCGGCAGGGCGTACATGGCCGCCGACAACATGGACAGTTTCGATTCGCGGTATTTCGGCCTGGTGGACAAGCGGGATTTCGAGTACCGCGCCATCGGTCTTTTCTAG
- a CDS encoding CPCC family cysteine-rich protein, producing the protein MSQSKEQILEEFQQRRQAFDQLCQRMWNDQVPSYEAFNCCTCPVCGYPTLSERGNYDLCFLCDWEDDGQDDDEADKVWGGPNGDYSLTEARLNFARYGCMYRPGEPDFDRVKENREENRTLIHLFHRMLESRDSPDLPERVIEVKRFLGLPTNLAEYLGRQALTYKQRKRVISDDRWLGHPVWEGTSLHGGWITPDSALYHLELLSDRMEETCDRCREKMPGKFNRQPCAVCGMPTLKKGDTRPCRLCGWAEQTIQSHEDQEGASRLETARLNFAKYLTSFGPEDEPAFSRSQDNLLKKCLLIRAYLGLVEGPSMNLRMLDEVIKLEKEVFGAEDR; encoded by the coding sequence ATGTCGCAAAGCAAGGAACAGATTCTGGAAGAATTCCAGCAGCGCCGCCAGGCCTTCGATCAACTCTGCCAGCGCATGTGGAACGACCAGGTTCCATCTTACGAAGCCTTCAACTGCTGCACCTGTCCGGTGTGCGGTTATCCCACTCTCTCGGAACGCGGCAACTATGACTTATGTTTCCTCTGTGATTGGGAAGATGACGGACAGGACGACGATGAGGCCGACAAGGTCTGGGGCGGGCCGAACGGTGACTATTCCCTGACAGAAGCGCGGCTGAACTTTGCACGTTACGGGTGCATGTACCGTCCCGGTGAGCCGGACTTTGATCGCGTCAAAGAGAACCGTGAGGAAAACAGGACATTGATTCATCTTTTCCATAGGATGCTGGAATCTCGCGACTCCCCGGACCTTCCAGAACGGGTGATTGAGGTCAAACGCTTCTTGGGGTTGCCAACAAACCTGGCGGAGTATCTGGGCAGGCAAGCACTCACTTACAAGCAACGCAAAAGAGTAATTAGTGACGACAGATGGCTTGGACACCCGGTATGGGAAGGCACCAGCTTGCATGGTGGCTGGATAACTCCGGATTCAGCCCTGTACCATTTAGAGTTGCTGTCTGATCGCATGGAGGAAACCTGCGACCGTTGCCGGGAGAAAATGCCGGGGAAGTTTAATCGCCAACCGTGCGCTGTCTGCGGGATGCCGACCCTGAAAAAGGGAGACACCAGACCTTGCAGATTATGCGGCTGGGCAGAGCAGACAATCCAGAGCCATGAAGACCAAGAGGGGGCTTCAAGGCTTGAAACGGCACGCCTTAATTTTGCCAAGTACCTGACCTCTTTTGGACCGGAAGACGAACCGGCTTTCAGCCGGAGCCAGGATAACCTCCTGAAGAAATGCCTCCTGATTCGCGCCTACCTGGGACTCGTCGAAGGGCCTTCTATGAACCTCCGGATGCTCGATGAAGTCATAAAGCTGGAGAAGGAAGTTTTTGGCGCGGAAGACCGCTAG
- a CDS encoding type-F conjugative transfer system pilin assembly protein TrbC, which yields MKGLLAALMVLSVLSSAVAASLEEQAAGLRDRATKMDLDKPEVEISPEIRQRVDRLLSLYRSPEYQRKLKREQARIREILGLEGQPEADRGDDGHGKTLGRSVYVFVSSSVPLQTLRNYAADMAALEGYDAVMVFRGFVGGAGKIGPTARLIGDILKVDSSCDLSTGQCDAWPVSVTVDPEKFRRFGIRQVPAITLDREGKEPLTVYGDVSLGYALKKFLSEVGSLLIEGIGAE from the coding sequence GTGAAGGGATTGCTTGCCGCGCTGATGGTGCTGTCGGTTCTGTCGTCCGCCGTTGCGGCGTCTCTGGAGGAACAGGCGGCCGGGTTGCGGGACCGGGCGACGAAGATGGATCTGGACAAACCGGAGGTGGAAATCTCCCCGGAGATCCGGCAGAGGGTGGACCGGCTGCTTTCCCTGTATCGTTCCCCGGAGTACCAGCGGAAACTGAAACGGGAGCAGGCCAGAATCCGCGAAATTCTGGGCCTGGAGGGGCAACCGGAGGCGGACAGGGGGGATGATGGCCACGGGAAGACGTTAGGCCGTTCTGTGTATGTTTTCGTCTCTTCTTCGGTTCCGTTGCAGACCCTGCGGAACTATGCCGCCGACATGGCCGCTCTGGAGGGATATGACGCGGTGATGGTGTTCCGGGGATTCGTTGGCGGGGCCGGGAAAATCGGGCCGACCGCCAGGCTGATAGGGGACATTCTGAAGGTGGATTCGTCCTGCGACCTGTCGACCGGTCAGTGCGATGCCTGGCCGGTGTCGGTGACCGTCGACCCGGAGAAGTTTCGCCGGTTTGGTATCCGGCAGGTGCCGGCCATCACTCTCGACCGGGAGGGGAAAGAGCCGCTGACGGTTTATGGCGATGTGAGTCTGGGGTATGCCTTGAAGAAGTTTTTGAGCGAAGTAGGCAGCCTTTTGATTGAGGGCATAGGAGCTGAATAA
- a CDS encoding TraU family protein, with protein MMRVFAACLLVLCLVSTGWGRCQSRVFNPVEDICWQCIFPVQFGGRVTLGNTRGDVPPETRSSPVCACSNGGSVTVGTTVSFYEPARMIETVQDAYCFPSLGTRMSNPQPGFLNGSKDDPTLHGGAKIFQQVHYYVLPVFQLMNLFVDFPCLEQKGFDLAYMTEADPLWSNDVLALLLNPEALLFANPASQLSCVPDSVAANTGYPIDQLFWCMGSWGSAYPLTGSIEGRDDTIANAGLAARMLFKLGREMLLFDRGTDPCGAVMTPIWKKSLYRLQIARPVRGNDCIPIGRSDFLWGAGKNPPTGAGPNAPNNFLWVLTRKNRCCIGYAP; from the coding sequence ATGATGAGGGTCTTCGCCGCCTGTCTTCTGGTTCTCTGTCTGGTGTCGACGGGCTGGGGACGGTGCCAGTCGCGGGTGTTCAACCCGGTGGAGGACATCTGCTGGCAGTGCATCTTCCCGGTCCAGTTCGGTGGCCGGGTGACCTTGGGCAACACGCGGGGAGATGTTCCTCCGGAAACGCGGTCCTCTCCGGTCTGCGCCTGTTCCAACGGCGGGTCGGTCACCGTTGGGACGACGGTGAGCTTCTACGAGCCGGCGCGGATGATCGAGACGGTGCAGGACGCGTACTGTTTTCCCTCCCTGGGAACGCGGATGTCGAACCCGCAGCCGGGTTTCCTGAACGGCTCGAAGGACGATCCGACACTGCACGGCGGGGCCAAGATCTTCCAGCAGGTTCACTACTACGTGCTGCCGGTCTTCCAGCTCATGAACCTGTTCGTGGATTTTCCCTGCCTGGAGCAGAAGGGATTTGACCTGGCCTACATGACGGAAGCCGACCCGCTGTGGTCCAACGACGTGCTGGCGCTGCTGCTGAACCCGGAGGCGCTGCTGTTTGCCAATCCGGCGTCGCAGCTGTCATGTGTCCCGGACAGCGTGGCGGCCAACACGGGCTATCCGATTGACCAGCTTTTCTGGTGCATGGGTTCGTGGGGCAGCGCCTATCCGCTGACCGGTTCCATCGAGGGCCGGGACGACACGATCGCGAACGCGGGGCTGGCGGCGCGAATGCTGTTCAAGCTGGGCCGGGAAATGCTGCTGTTCGACCGGGGGACCGATCCCTGCGGCGCGGTCATGACGCCCATCTGGAAAAAGAGCCTCTACCGACTTCAGATCGCACGGCCGGTCAGGGGAAACGACTGCATCCCCATCGGCCGGTCGGACTTCCTCTGGGGGGCCGGGAAGAATCCCCCGACAGGGGCCGGTCCCAATGCCCCGAACAATTTTCTCTGGGTGCTGACCCGGAAGAACAGGTGCTGCATCGGCTACGCGCCGTGA
- the traN gene encoding conjugal transfer protein TraN — protein sequence MRRLTALVVLVCFVAGFPVNGLAVMMCGTDLNGDGYTDGPNETAQCQNVPVHGGQGNQDFCPVQAVDCEATTSNPTTEKTCSDPAYSYNATADRCEKTPDCPGGTWDPATKGCTGGPAIPATPVVPSTCSAEIVWDMVTTTTWTGSAPPGGTVEVKRIRLTTGGAMGYYYFRFDQACNWVDYYVVDTRTNPPSTTSMAPTGALPLAPGQRFQQTYPDFWGTGTWSVTFTNTTPPTTGYTCPAGYTLQGTSCVPQPPAPDCGAGTLNAPAGLCVMPPTTTQTCPTGTLDPAMGLCTGDYVCPLGDQYACLDTGGQVPQCSPNACTDIPQDQIGVDTTPQPVTDTWLRDDGPKDADGNCLGVLYIFSGKPSRCRPPGMKVGYLNDCCDSDGNTIADTRTGQSFTQTANALHTAYQMAQTAYYSYQIGAGAMAVSQTATGAVVITNAATGATVTTIAAGSEMASGVLAANGAAMSGAGASGAVSAGLQGYATAMLNPATIAFALAIMAVMKVAFGKGCDQNDGETALFAASGYCHYLGTVCDRKWPVVGCVQRSRRYCCFNSKMARIVAEQGRSQLKAFGPDGGWGTPENPNCRGFTPEEFQQLDFSRIDLSEYFDDIMADMNRNVQDARQRIQQGIRAHYQRTTR from the coding sequence ATGAGACGGCTGACGGCTCTGGTGGTTCTGGTCTGTTTTGTGGCCGGTTTTCCGGTCAACGGCCTGGCGGTCATGATGTGCGGGACGGACCTGAACGGGGACGGCTACACCGACGGTCCGAACGAGACGGCGCAATGCCAGAACGTCCCTGTTCATGGCGGACAGGGGAATCAGGATTTCTGTCCGGTCCAGGCGGTGGACTGCGAGGCGACGACGAGCAATCCGACCACGGAAAAGACCTGTTCCGATCCGGCCTACAGCTACAACGCCACGGCGGACCGCTGCGAGAAAACCCCTGACTGTCCGGGCGGGACATGGGACCCGGCGACAAAGGGCTGCACGGGCGGCCCGGCCATTCCGGCGACGCCGGTGGTCCCTTCAACCTGTTCGGCTGAGATTGTCTGGGACATGGTAACCACCACGACATGGACCGGTTCGGCACCGCCTGGCGGAACCGTCGAGGTCAAGAGGATCAGGCTGACCACCGGCGGGGCTATGGGATACTACTATTTCCGTTTCGACCAGGCGTGCAACTGGGTCGATTACTACGTGGTCGACACGCGAACGAATCCGCCCTCGACCACAAGCATGGCTCCCACGGGCGCTCTTCCCCTGGCGCCTGGCCAGAGATTTCAGCAGACCTACCCCGACTTCTGGGGGACCGGAACCTGGAGCGTCACCTTTACCAACACCACCCCACCGACGACCGGCTACACATGTCCCGCCGGCTACACCCTCCAGGGGACGAGCTGCGTTCCGCAGCCGCCGGCTCCCGATTGCGGCGCCGGAACCCTGAACGCACCGGCTGGCCTGTGCGTCATGCCGCCGACGACGACACAGACCTGCCCGACCGGGACGCTCGATCCGGCCATGGGACTGTGTACCGGGGATTACGTCTGTCCGCTGGGCGACCAGTACGCCTGCCTCGATACCGGGGGACAGGTGCCGCAATGTTCCCCGAACGCCTGCACGGACATCCCCCAGGACCAGATTGGGGTCGACACGACACCCCAACCGGTCACGGACACCTGGCTGCGAGACGACGGTCCGAAGGACGCGGACGGTAACTGTCTCGGTGTGCTGTACATCTTCTCCGGCAAGCCGTCCCGCTGCCGGCCGCCGGGGATGAAGGTCGGCTATCTGAACGACTGCTGCGATAGCGATGGCAACACCATTGCCGACACCAGGACCGGGCAGAGTTTTACACAGACGGCGAACGCTCTCCACACGGCCTACCAGATGGCGCAGACGGCCTACTATTCCTACCAGATCGGTGCCGGAGCAATGGCCGTATCCCAGACTGCGACCGGAGCGGTTGTCATCACCAACGCCGCGACCGGGGCTACGGTGACGACCATAGCGGCCGGGTCGGAAATGGCCTCCGGCGTGCTTGCCGCCAATGGCGCGGCCATGTCCGGAGCGGGCGCATCGGGAGCGGTCAGTGCCGGTCTGCAAGGCTACGCCACGGCGATGCTGAACCCGGCGACCATTGCCTTTGCCCTTGCCATCATGGCGGTGATGAAGGTGGCCTTCGGCAAGGGGTGTGACCAGAACGACGGCGAGACGGCCCTGTTCGCCGCTTCGGGCTACTGTCACTACCTGGGGACTGTCTGCGACCGGAAGTGGCCCGTGGTCGGCTGCGTGCAGCGGTCCAGACGGTATTGCTGCTTCAACTCGAAGATGGCCCGGATCGTGGCCGAGCAGGGGCGTTCACAGCTCAAGGCGTTCGGCCCCGACGGAGGATGGGGAACGCCCGAGAACCCGAACTGTCGCGGTTTCACGCCGGAGGAATTCCAGCAGCTCGACTTCTCGAGAATCGACCTGTCGGAATACTTCGACGACATCATGGCGGACATGAACCGGAACGTCCAGGACGCCCGGCAGAGGATTCAGCAGGGCATCCGTGCCCACTACCAGCGGACGACGCGATGA